A section of the Choristoneura fumiferana chromosome 5, NRCan_CFum_1, whole genome shotgun sequence genome encodes:
- the LOC141427982 gene encoding fatty acid-binding protein-like isoform X1 yields the protein MHILYQISPPVTRTYFNFNYLFVIVYIVNIRLVNMTLIVGKYQHYKNEDIEDYFAAVGVPYIGRKMINVASPSIEITLDGDMMTIKESALIFTSENTFKLGQEYDDQMPRKIIKSVTTMINDHEIITKSVIPDTGDKCARHYHFNEDECVVTFSHEKAKDGRRYFRRVK from the exons ATGCATATATTATATCAGATAAGTCCACCTGTTACACGGACCTACTTTAactttaactatttatttgttattgtttacATAGTCAATATTCGGCTTGTGAACATGACATTGATAGTAGGAAAATATCAACACTATAAAAATGAAGACATCGAAGACTATTTTGCAGCTGTAG GTGTACCATATATTGGTAGAAAAATGATAAACGTTGCGTCTCCATCCATAGAAATTACATTAGACGGCGACATGATGACCATCAAAGAATCTGCATTAATATTTACTTCAGAAAATACTTTTAAACTAGGCCAGGAGTATGATGACCAAATGCCCAGAAAGATAATAAAG AGCGTAACCACCATGATTAATGACCATGAAATTATAACCAAATCGGTGATACCGGATACTGGGGACAAATGCGCACGTCACTACCACTTCAATGAAGACGAGTGCGTTGTA ACTTTCTCCCATGAAAAAGCCAAAGACGGAAGAAGATATTTTCGcagagtaaaataa
- the LOC141427982 gene encoding fatty acid-binding protein-like isoform X2, whose protein sequence is MHILYQISPPVTRTYFNFNYLFVIVYIVNIRLVNMTLIVGKYQHYKNEDIEDYFAAVGVPYIGRKMINVASPSIEITLDGDMMTIKESALIFTSENTFKLGQEYDDQMPRKIIKSVTTMINDHEIITKSVIPDTGDKCARHYHFNEDECVVVNFLP, encoded by the exons ATGCATATATTATATCAGATAAGTCCACCTGTTACACGGACCTACTTTAactttaactatttatttgttattgtttacATAGTCAATATTCGGCTTGTGAACATGACATTGATAGTAGGAAAATATCAACACTATAAAAATGAAGACATCGAAGACTATTTTGCAGCTGTAG GTGTACCATATATTGGTAGAAAAATGATAAACGTTGCGTCTCCATCCATAGAAATTACATTAGACGGCGACATGATGACCATCAAAGAATCTGCATTAATATTTACTTCAGAAAATACTTTTAAACTAGGCCAGGAGTATGATGACCAAATGCCCAGAAAGATAATAAAG AGCGTAACCACCATGATTAATGACCATGAAATTATAACCAAATCGGTGATACCGGATACTGGGGACAAATGCGCACGTCACTACCACTTCAATGAAGACGAGTGCGTTGTAGTAA ACTTTCTCCCATGA
- the LOC141427982 gene encoding fatty acid-binding protein-like isoform X3 has product MTLIVGKYQHYKNEDIEDYFAAVGVPYIGRKMINVASPSIEITLDGDMMTIKESALIFTSENTFKLGQEYDDQMPRKIIKSVTTMINDHEIITKSVIPDTGDKCARHYHFNEDECVVTFSHEKAKDGRRYFRRVK; this is encoded by the exons ATGACATTGATAGTAGGAAAATATCAACACTATAAAAATGAAGACATCGAAGACTATTTTGCAGCTGTAG GTGTACCATATATTGGTAGAAAAATGATAAACGTTGCGTCTCCATCCATAGAAATTACATTAGACGGCGACATGATGACCATCAAAGAATCTGCATTAATATTTACTTCAGAAAATACTTTTAAACTAGGCCAGGAGTATGATGACCAAATGCCCAGAAAGATAATAAAG AGCGTAACCACCATGATTAATGACCATGAAATTATAACCAAATCGGTGATACCGGATACTGGGGACAAATGCGCACGTCACTACCACTTCAATGAAGACGAGTGCGTTGTA ACTTTCTCCCATGAAAAAGCCAAAGACGGAAGAAGATATTTTCGcagagtaaaataa
- the LOC141427984 gene encoding fatty acid-binding protein-like, translated as MPSIAGKYQHYKNEDIEDYFVAVGVPYIGRKMMSMSSPVMEISIDGDKMSIKNSSMIRTVEWTFKLGEEYDEAMPNTTIKSVTTIINDHEMMTNSVIPETGVKCGRHYEFTDEGCTVTLTHETVTKPGKRYFKRIN; from the exons ATGCCGTCAATCGCAGGGAAGTACCAGCACTACAAAAATGAAGACATAGAAGACTATTTCGTCGCTGTTG GTGTACCATATATTGGCCGGAAAATGATGTCTATGTCATCGCCTGTAATGGAAATATCAATTGATGGTGACAAAATGTCCATCAAGAATTCCTCTATGATCAGAACAGTGGAATGGACTTTTAAATTGGGGGAAGAATATGATGAAGCGATGCCTAACACGACAATTAAG AGTGTAACTACTATAATCAATGATCATGAAATGATGACCAACTCTGTGATCCCAGAAACAGGAGTGAAATGCGGACGCCATTATGAATTTACTGATGAAGGATGCACTGTT ACTCTTACGCATGAAACTGTTACTAAGCCAGGAAAGAGGTATTTTAAAAGAATAAATTAG
- the Arl6IP1 gene encoding ADP-ribosylation factor-like 6 interacting protein 1 isoform X1, which translates to MGVYTKNKTGISMSELSGPGKSVTLSFQSTDKEQQVKKVKRLLEGWRLALIPMRSIILWEQQWYPAAIVGALTFLYTFIWLMDSNFLTTFAMVGIILNFVDFIIPIICTSLYGPSYWTGQKEKMFEDICRSIVVHYNKIVDQVGSFTLLRETSPCMYYIITISMLCTLAWVSSVVNNIFLLYVASVAMLLWPGIQHRGILNTLLAMINMAPKPKSLKPE; encoded by the exons atgggcgtataTACAAAAAACAAgaccggtatttccatgtcagagttatccgggccgggaaagagtgtcaccctttCCTTCCAGTCCACAgataag GAGCAGCAGGTGAAGAAAGTTAAAAGATTGTTAGAGGGATGGCGGTTGGCTCTTATCCCTATGAGATCAATAATCCTCTGGGAACAACAGTGGTACCCTGCAGCTATAGTTGGTGCGCTCACCTTTCTTTACACATTCATTTGGCTCATGGACTCTAACTTCTTGACTACATTTGCTATGGTGGGGATAATCCTTAACTTCGTGGATTTTATCATTCCCATCATTTGCACTTCGCTATATGGACCAAGCTACTGGACTGGGCAGAAGGAGAAAATGTTTGAAGATATTTGCAGGAGCATTGTTGTTCATTACAATAAAATAGTGGACCAGGTTGGCAGTTTCACTTTACTGAGGGAGACCAGCCCCTGTATG tactACATAATAACTATCAGTATGCTGTGCACATTGGCTTGGGTGTCTTCTGTTGTCAACAACATATTCCTGCTGTATGTGGCGTCTGTGGCGATGCTCCTGTGGCCGGGCATCCAGCACCGTGGCATCTTGAACACCCTTCTCGCCATGATCAACATGGCACCCAAACCAAAGTCCTTAAAACCAGAATAA
- the Arl6IP1 gene encoding ADP-ribosylation factor-like 6 interacting protein 1 isoform X2: protein MVDVLSQVQEQQVKKVKRLLEGWRLALIPMRSIILWEQQWYPAAIVGALTFLYTFIWLMDSNFLTTFAMVGIILNFVDFIIPIICTSLYGPSYWTGQKEKMFEDICRSIVVHYNKIVDQVGSFTLLRETSPCMYYIITISMLCTLAWVSSVVNNIFLLYVASVAMLLWPGIQHRGILNTLLAMINMAPKPKSLKPE from the exons ATGGTAGACGTTCTTTCTCAAGTTCAA GAGCAGCAGGTGAAGAAAGTTAAAAGATTGTTAGAGGGATGGCGGTTGGCTCTTATCCCTATGAGATCAATAATCCTCTGGGAACAACAGTGGTACCCTGCAGCTATAGTTGGTGCGCTCACCTTTCTTTACACATTCATTTGGCTCATGGACTCTAACTTCTTGACTACATTTGCTATGGTGGGGATAATCCTTAACTTCGTGGATTTTATCATTCCCATCATTTGCACTTCGCTATATGGACCAAGCTACTGGACTGGGCAGAAGGAGAAAATGTTTGAAGATATTTGCAGGAGCATTGTTGTTCATTACAATAAAATAGTGGACCAGGTTGGCAGTTTCACTTTACTGAGGGAGACCAGCCCCTGTATG tactACATAATAACTATCAGTATGCTGTGCACATTGGCTTGGGTGTCTTCTGTTGTCAACAACATATTCCTGCTGTATGTGGCGTCTGTGGCGATGCTCCTGTGGCCGGGCATCCAGCACCGTGGCATCTTGAACACCCTTCTCGCCATGATCAACATGGCACCCAAACCAAAGTCCTTAAAACCAGAATAA